The following proteins come from a genomic window of Proteiniphilum propionicum:
- a CDS encoding SusC/RagA family TonB-linked outer membrane protein, with protein MVQCNRLNSKLTCRHYLAVVFALVFFTFGGTQLYAQAQQIQVKGNVVSDGEPVIGATVMVKDLLTGTATDKDGNFSLEAPSNATLVISYIGYETVEEAIDGRSFIRVELNADSFTLDDIVVVGYGVQRKVNLTGAVSSVSKRELEGKLVSNALEALQGTTPGLIIQQGSSNPGSSPSINIRGLNTMNNNDPLIIIDGIEGSMANLNPSDIENISILKDASSTAIYGSRASNGVVLITTKKGERGRAEFNYEYMLGFQNPTSLPKIADSWIYAELYNEAAVNSGRTTKFTADDIAGFRNGGTNVNWVRELYKTDSPQSSHNLSMTGGNELLSYFASLGYLDQNSMFKGPDYGYNRYNARLNVSHKATKDLTLYLTSQFARNDIKEHAYWTEWIIEQANRMPPIYPIMKEDGSYNYPSGSNSNGLQRLMDGGYRSNANDELLGTLRAEWDIFTGFKLTGSVGGRIWNNNMREKRIAFEGTGDAENKLTAQFYRSKNITTNLMASYNTQIGKHALEGLAGFAYEGFNDFQFATSRITEDSKFDVFVGEQSGDNIRNSGSAGDWSIYSGFARATYNYDQKYLLEFNIRNDYSSYFAKGNRSGLFPSFSAGWRISEEDFWNDVTAYVPSLKLRGSWGLVGNNRIGAYQYMRTVSTTSSISFGDNLVETAYFSSANPDIKWETTRMANIGVDLGLLNNNLNITFDLFNNRTKNILVNLPVPGLFGFGAPIQNASVVETKGWEMSLNYRLMTGNVVHNISGNISDSFNEVIDNRGTEIIGGYDVQTIIKEGYPLFSYYAYRSDGFFKNEEEVAKGPHLEGITPKPGDIRYLDKNGDGIINPDNDRFIVGNDFPRYTFGFSYGLEFKNFYFSMLWQGVGKRSKWMRGESVEAFHNNNEGPLHDFHIDRWTPTNLDATYPRLTMGSESANNAAKSDFWIQDASYLRLKNAQIGYVVPQKLVNNIGIQNIRLFVSAQNPLTFTKMKGGWDPEYTADGSGRAYPVSSTYSFGLNINF; from the coding sequence ATGGTACAATGTAACCGATTAAATTCTAAACTAACCTGTCGGCACTATTTAGCTGTCGTTTTTGCTCTTGTTTTTTTTACATTTGGTGGTACCCAATTGTATGCACAAGCTCAGCAGATTCAAGTGAAAGGGAATGTAGTATCAGATGGTGAGCCTGTAATTGGTGCTACTGTTATGGTGAAGGATCTTTTAACTGGTACTGCTACTGATAAAGACGGTAACTTTTCGTTAGAAGCTCCTTCAAATGCTACACTTGTTATTTCATATATCGGGTATGAAACAGTGGAAGAAGCCATTGATGGAAGAAGTTTTATAAGGGTTGAACTTAATGCAGATTCCTTTACACTTGATGATATAGTTGTAGTGGGGTATGGCGTTCAAAGAAAAGTGAACCTGACTGGTGCTGTATCATCAGTTTCTAAAAGAGAATTAGAAGGTAAATTAGTCTCCAATGCTCTGGAAGCATTGCAGGGTACTACACCCGGACTGATAATTCAGCAGGGATCATCAAATCCGGGAAGTTCTCCTTCTATTAATATTCGTGGGTTAAATACAATGAATAATAATGACCCACTAATAATTATTGATGGAATAGAGGGGTCCATGGCTAATCTTAATCCCTCTGATATCGAAAATATATCGATTTTGAAAGATGCGTCTTCTACTGCAATTTATGGATCGCGTGCTTCTAATGGTGTTGTACTTATAACAACAAAAAAAGGTGAAAGAGGCCGAGCCGAATTTAATTATGAATATATGCTTGGATTTCAGAACCCAACTTCTTTACCAAAAATTGCTGATTCGTGGATCTATGCGGAACTTTATAATGAAGCTGCAGTAAATTCGGGCAGGACAACTAAATTTACTGCCGATGATATTGCCGGTTTCAGAAACGGGGGTACTAACGTAAATTGGGTAAGAGAGTTATACAAGACAGACAGTCCTCAAAGTTCACACAATTTATCAATGACCGGTGGCAATGAGCTGTTATCCTATTTTGCCTCATTGGGATACTTAGACCAGAACAGTATGTTCAAAGGTCCCGATTATGGTTATAACCGATACAATGCACGTTTAAATGTGAGTCATAAGGCTACTAAAGATTTAACGCTCTATTTGACATCTCAGTTTGCCAGAAATGATATTAAGGAGCATGCATATTGGACTGAATGGATTATTGAACAGGCAAACCGTATGCCTCCTATTTACCCGATAATGAAGGAGGATGGGAGTTATAATTATCCAAGCGGCAGTAATTCCAATGGTTTACAGCGACTTATGGATGGTGGATATCGCAGTAATGCTAATGATGAATTATTGGGAACTTTACGTGCCGAATGGGATATTTTTACTGGTTTTAAACTTACCGGTAGTGTTGGAGGACGTATCTGGAATAATAATATGCGTGAGAAGAGAATTGCATTTGAGGGTACAGGTGATGCAGAAAATAAATTAACTGCACAGTTTTACCGTTCAAAAAACATTACTACAAACCTGATGGCATCATATAATACTCAAATTGGAAAACATGCCTTAGAAGGATTAGCCGGTTTTGCTTATGAAGGATTTAATGATTTTCAGTTTGCTACCAGCAGAATTACAGAAGATTCTAAGTTTGATGTTTTTGTTGGTGAACAATCGGGTGATAATATAAGAAACTCAGGCTCTGCCGGAGATTGGTCGATATACTCAGGATTTGCAAGAGCAACCTATAACTATGATCAAAAATATTTATTGGAATTTAATATAAGAAACGACTACTCCTCTTATTTTGCCAAAGGTAACCGATCGGGACTATTCCCTTCATTTTCTGCTGGATGGCGTATTTCTGAAGAGGATTTCTGGAACGATGTAACTGCTTATGTGCCGTCATTAAAATTAAGAGGTTCGTGGGGGTTGGTAGGTAACAACAGGATTGGAGCTTATCAGTATATGAGAACTGTCTCTACAACAAGCAGCATTAGTTTTGGAGATAATCTGGTTGAGACTGCCTATTTTTCATCTGCTAACCCTGATATTAAGTGGGAAACTACCAGAATGGCTAATATAGGTGTTGATCTTGGTCTGCTTAACAACAATTTAAACATCACATTTGACCTGTTTAATAATCGTACTAAAAATATTCTGGTAAATCTGCCTGTTCCCGGGTTGTTCGGTTTTGGTGCACCGATACAAAATGCGAGCGTGGTTGAAACAAAAGGTTGGGAGATGTCGCTGAACTACAGGTTGATGACAGGTAATGTCGTTCACAATATTTCAGGAAATATTTCAGATAGCTTTAATGAAGTAATAGATAACAGAGGTACTGAAATTATTGGAGGATATGATGTTCAAACAATAATCAAAGAGGGATATCCTCTATTCTCATATTATGCTTATCGCTCTGATGGATTCTTCAAAAATGAAGAAGAGGTGGCAAAAGGGCCTCATTTGGAAGGAATCACTCCTAAACCGGGAGATATCAGATACCTTGATAAAAATGGTGATGGAATAATCAATCCGGATAACGATAGATTTATTGTTGGGAATGATTTTCCAAGATATACATTTGGATTTTCATACGGACTTGAATTCAAAAACTTCTACTTCTCTATGTTATGGCAAGGGGTTGGAAAAAGAAGCAAATGGATGAGAGGTGAGTCTGTAGAAGCATTTCACAATAATAATGAAGGTCCCTTACATGATTTTCATATTGATCGCTGGACACCCACAAATCTTGATGCAACTTATCCCAGACTTACAATGGGAAGTGAATCTGCCAATAATGCTGCCAAATCAGATTTCTGGATTCAGGATGCAAGCTACTTACGTTTGAAGAATGCACAGATTGGATATGTTGTTCCACAAAAGTTGGTGAATAATATCGGGATTCAAAATATAAGATTATTTGTAAGTGCACAAAATCCATTAACATTTACCAAAATGAAAGGAGGATGGGACCCCGAGTATACTGCAGACGGTAGCGGACGTGCTTATCCTGTCTCTTCAACATACTCTTTTGGTTTAAATATTAATTTTTAA
- a CDS encoding RagB/SusD family nutrient uptake outer membrane protein — MKTIIRSLFIFSVLMSGAVSCIELDTVPYDRESDLTFWDEDEDAALKALNTCYTYLAGIEELLYSEAMTDNAYTKQPNDATQNIGNGSYSTADPYVKSVWDSRYTGIRMCNQLLENIDRVPNLEPALKNRYIGEVKTIRAYHYYELYTKFGDIPYATSVLSIEESMTIERSDKATVVNNILNDLDEVISGKYLPESYDANNKGRITHWAAMALKAKIHLFEGNWTEVRNITSVIINEGGFTLFGSYSGLFEIANEYNQEVIMDAQYRPSSREHHIMYEFLPPSMGGYSQLSPLQSLVDSYIMLDGKAIDESDLYDENNPYENRDPRMQATIMYTGNSYVLADGSEVVINADPGQGRDGYGVSSDVTATGYYIKKYWDNTYRASLYSGLNPIIIRYADILLMHAEAVAELGNFNGSTWNMTIKPIRQRAGFTNSSAVEYPLAVSQEELIEIIRNERRSELALEGHRHKDIFRWRIADEVLNGWSHGFKTGESVGTDNGYVRIENRKFDANKHYLWPIPQAERDLNRNLSQNPNW; from the coding sequence ATGAAAACAATTATAAGATCTTTATTTATATTTTCTGTATTAATGTCTGGTGCTGTTTCGTGCATCGAATTAGACACAGTTCCATATGATAGGGAATCAGATTTAACTTTCTGGGATGAGGATGAAGATGCGGCACTTAAAGCTCTTAATACATGTTACACATATTTAGCCGGCATTGAGGAGCTTCTTTATAGTGAAGCTATGACCGACAATGCTTATACAAAGCAACCAAACGATGCAACTCAGAATATTGGTAATGGCTCATATTCTACAGCAGATCCGTACGTAAAGTCGGTATGGGATAGCCGGTATACAGGTATACGTATGTGTAACCAGTTATTAGAGAATATTGATCGTGTGCCAAATTTAGAACCTGCATTAAAAAACCGCTATATTGGTGAGGTTAAAACAATTCGCGCATACCATTACTATGAGTTATATACTAAGTTTGGTGATATTCCTTATGCAACATCTGTACTTTCAATTGAAGAGAGTATGACCATTGAAAGGAGTGATAAGGCAACTGTTGTTAATAACATACTTAATGACCTTGATGAGGTTATTTCAGGAAAATATCTTCCAGAGTCTTATGACGCAAACAATAAAGGTCGCATAACTCATTGGGCAGCTATGGCATTAAAGGCAAAAATCCATCTTTTTGAAGGTAATTGGACAGAGGTAAGAAATATAACTTCTGTAATAATTAATGAAGGTGGTTTTACACTATTTGGAAGTTATTCGGGACTGTTTGAAATTGCCAATGAGTATAATCAGGAAGTGATTATGGATGCACAATACAGACCATCTAGTCGCGAACACCATATTATGTATGAGTTTTTACCCCCATCCATGGGAGGATATTCTCAGTTATCACCATTGCAGTCGTTAGTTGATAGTTATATCATGCTTGATGGAAAAGCTATTGATGAATCTGATTTATATGATGAAAATAATCCTTATGAGAACAGAGATCCCCGCATGCAGGCAACTATTATGTATACAGGTAATTCATATGTATTGGCAGATGGATCGGAGGTTGTTATTAATGCAGATCCGGGACAAGGAAGAGATGGGTATGGTGTTTCATCGGATGTAACTGCTACAGGGTATTATATCAAAAAATATTGGGATAACACTTATAGGGCATCACTTTATTCCGGACTAAACCCAATTATTATCCGCTATGCAGATATATTGCTGATGCATGCGGAGGCAGTTGCTGAACTGGGTAATTTTAACGGTTCAACGTGGAATATGACTATAAAACCGATACGTCAGAGAGCAGGTTTTACAAATTCATCAGCTGTAGAATATCCATTAGCTGTTTCACAAGAGGAGTTGATTGAGATAATCAGAAATGAACGCCGTTCAGAGTTAGCACTTGAAGGTCACAGACATAAAGATATTTTCAGATGGAGAATTGCAGATGAGGTTTTAAATGGATGGAGCCATGGCTTTAAGACAGGTGAGTCTGTGGGCACGGATAATGGTTATGTTCGTATTGAAAACAGGAAATTTGATGCAAACAAGCATTACTTATGGCCTATACCTCAGGCTGAGCGAGATCTAAACCGAAATTTGAGCCAAAACCCTAATTGGTAA
- a CDS encoding SusE domain-containing protein, whose amino-acid sequence MKKILSIFIVALTFICCQENYELNTDFSVPAELSSPSAVTLDVTSNVPVLLSWSGGEAADGGVVLYEVLFDKAGGDFSNPLARMKSNLGALPNLSVSQAVLNTIARNAGIMPEEVGTIIWTVTASKGGVVKTTDKYASIEVTRGEGIDNIPTSLYLFGSATENGGQAGIPFRQVEEDVFQIYTTLSEGDMIFKSAESGDSFSYYIDDTSKLKEGTVNMAAPASDQVVRLTVDFGTMSMKTDVVGNSVRCIWGATFNNIAVLDYVGDGKFVGEGDIIFIDQSRPETNPPGWLGWTEERYYFIAVVNGQEVCWGRHDNVSPERPVGGEPASFYSLYEFPWSQWDHLWKMKGSLDYTHATITIDTNANGLKIHTFTNVTSIK is encoded by the coding sequence ATGAAAAAAATATTATCAATATTTATTGTTGCATTGACATTTATATGTTGCCAGGAAAATTATGAGCTGAATACAGACTTCTCTGTTCCTGCTGAACTGAGCTCGCCTTCTGCCGTTACGCTGGATGTAACATCAAATGTTCCTGTGTTATTATCCTGGAGCGGTGGTGAGGCTGCCGATGGTGGTGTGGTGTTGTATGAGGTATTGTTTGACAAAGCAGGAGGGGATTTTTCTAATCCTCTTGCAAGAATGAAAAGTAATCTTGGTGCACTTCCAAACTTATCTGTTAGTCAGGCTGTTTTAAATACGATAGCAAGAAATGCAGGTATAATGCCTGAAGAGGTTGGAACAATAATATGGACAGTGACTGCCTCAAAGGGTGGTGTTGTTAAAACTACTGATAAGTATGCCTCCATTGAGGTTACCAGAGGCGAAGGTATAGATAACATACCTACAAGCCTATATCTTTTTGGTTCAGCAACAGAGAATGGTGGTCAGGCCGGAATTCCTTTCCGTCAGGTTGAAGAGGATGTTTTCCAGATATATACAACTCTGTCTGAAGGTGATATGATTTTTAAATCAGCTGAATCAGGAGATTCTTTCAGCTACTATATCGATGATACCTCAAAATTAAAAGAGGGTACTGTTAATATGGCTGCTCCGGCATCGGATCAGGTGGTTCGACTGACGGTCGATTTTGGCACAATGTCTATGAAAACCGATGTTGTTGGCAATTCGGTAAGATGTATCTGGGGTGCTACGTTTAACAACATTGCTGTTTTGGACTATGTTGGTGATGGTAAGTTTGTTGGTGAAGGTGATATAATCTTTATTGATCAGTCGCGTCCCGAAACAAATCCTCCAGGCTGGCTGGGCTGGACAGAAGAGAGATACTACTTTATTGCTGTTGTAAACGGACAGGAGGTGTGCTGGGGAAGACATGACAATGTAAGCCCGGAACGCCCCGTAGGCGGTGAACCTGCCTCATTCTATTCACTGTATGAGTTCCCATGGAGTCAGTGGGATCACCTCTGGAAAATGAAGGGTAGTCTGGATTACACACATGCAACTATCACAATTGATACAAATGCAAATGGTTTGAAGATACATACATTTACTAATGTAACTTCAATAAAATAA
- a CDS encoding glycoside hydrolase family 76 protein, with translation MKKLLFPLIFITLMLISCSGDDIEDYIPPEPIPPEEPVEPVAYHTKAKELFDLINQFYGIRSGAAAGLYNENYPKKSGDNIASYLWPYDGLVSGAALLHELSYDVKYTDLVDNFDLYYRPSAGNVNIGGYGSSTNGTTGGGTRFYDDNSIVGISLVEAYKLTDNSNYLAKAKQIVQFLKSGEDNIHGGGLWWNESEKNISGNENSNKPTCSNGYATLFLLEYYTVCDQSEKSDVLAFAKRLYTWVYNNLRDPADGCYWNDVQVSGVVNKTKWTYNTGVMISNGIRLSEILNDQKYLNEAIESAQGAYSYFVRPAGNLALAYPNHDPWFTTKLIRSFVDIEPYYPSAANYIKTFINFLDYGYTHARFSNGLFYEDWTGSDPKRAEQLLMQAAALESLGVVALYKGESANAK, from the coding sequence ATGAAAAAATTACTGTTTCCTTTAATATTCATCACCTTGATGCTAATATCATGCTCGGGTGATGATATTGAAGATTATATACCGCCGGAGCCTATACCGCCTGAAGAGCCGGTGGAGCCGGTGGCATATCACACAAAAGCCAAGGAGTTGTTTGATTTGATCAATCAGTTTTATGGCATTAGAAGTGGTGCAGCAGCCGGTCTGTATAACGAGAATTATCCAAAGAAGAGTGGTGACAACATTGCATCTTATCTGTGGCCGTATGACGGACTGGTTTCGGGTGCGGCACTGCTTCACGAGTTGAGTTATGATGTGAAATACACAGACTTGGTTGACAATTTTGATCTCTATTATAGACCCTCTGCCGGTAACGTGAATATTGGAGGTTATGGCTCTTCTACAAACGGAACAACAGGAGGCGGAACGCGGTTTTATGATGATAATTCAATTGTAGGAATCAGCTTGGTAGAGGCATATAAACTTACTGATAATAGTAACTATCTTGCCAAAGCAAAGCAGATTGTACAGTTTTTGAAATCGGGCGAAGATAATATTCACGGGGGTGGATTATGGTGGAATGAGAGTGAGAAGAATATCTCAGGAAATGAAAACTCAAACAAGCCAACATGCTCCAACGGGTATGCAACACTCTTTTTACTTGAGTATTACACTGTTTGTGATCAGAGTGAGAAGTCGGATGTTCTTGCTTTTGCCAAGCGTCTCTACACCTGGGTTTACAATAATCTTCGCGACCCTGCAGATGGTTGTTATTGGAACGATGTACAGGTTTCAGGAGTAGTAAATAAAACGAAATGGACCTACAACACGGGGGTGATGATCTCTAACGGAATCCGTTTGAGTGAAATTTTAAATGATCAGAAATATCTTAATGAAGCGATAGAATCGGCACAGGGTGCATACAGTTATTTTGTACGTCCTGCGGGTAATCTGGCTCTGGCATACCCCAATCATGATCCATGGTTTACCACGAAACTGATTCGCTCATTTGTTGATATTGAACCATATTACCCGAGTGCTGCTAACTATATCAAGACATTTATAAATTTTCTTGATTATGGTTATACCCACGCGAGGTTCAGTAATGGTCTGTTTTACGAGGACTGGACAGGTTCTGATCCCAAGAGAGCAGAGCAGTTATTAATGCAGGCTGCTGCGCTTGAATCATTAGGGGTTGTTGCCCTGTATAAAGGTGAGTCGGCAAACGCCAAATAG
- a CDS encoding glycoside hydrolase family 76 protein: MVVTAFSSELKGHTTYKEKAVEMFQLVWDLYRVPQYGLFAEYYPSEHKPNLTYFNDSDKQAQEVSYLWPMSGIFSSAVLMGSMDPEKYGVYIDSMVVAMEEYYDTSRVPFGYQAYPVRFEKVDRYYDDNGLVGIDYIDSYMVTKNPHYLEKAKQVMSFILSGWNDRFEGAVPWLEGVDDQKPACSNGKALVLALKLYEATGDRYYLDLGKHFYDWMDRYLKDPVRGVVWNSLSTVTGEVVPDLYTYNTGTLLQAAVALYKLTGDKDYLNDAEFLAEGSYNVFFKFTDEGIPYISDLPWFNLVLFRGYHDLYDVTKNSKYVDTMIKGLDFALENAVDQAGLVYHDWTGRTNEYNKPKWLLDSSCIPEFLIRAAMIRGEIVK; this comes from the coding sequence ATGGTGGTGACGGCCTTTAGTTCTGAACTAAAGGGCCACACCACTTATAAAGAAAAAGCAGTTGAGATGTTTCAGCTTGTTTGGGACCTCTATCGGGTACCGCAATATGGTTTGTTTGCCGAATATTATCCAAGTGAACATAAACCAAATCTGACCTATTTTAATGACTCAGACAAGCAGGCTCAGGAGGTCTCCTATTTATGGCCGATGAGCGGTATCTTCTCGTCAGCTGTACTCATGGGTTCAATGGATCCTGAGAAGTATGGGGTCTATATCGACTCGATGGTTGTGGCCATGGAGGAGTATTACGATACCAGCCGGGTCCCTTTCGGCTACCAGGCTTACCCGGTTAGATTTGAGAAGGTGGACAGATATTATGATGATAACGGACTTGTTGGGATTGATTATATCGATTCTTATATGGTTACCAAAAATCCTCACTATCTGGAGAAGGCAAAGCAGGTGATGTCCTTTATTCTCAGCGGATGGAATGATAGGTTTGAAGGGGCAGTGCCATGGCTCGAAGGAGTAGATGACCAGAAACCGGCATGCTCAAATGGCAAGGCTCTGGTATTGGCCCTGAAGCTGTATGAGGCGACAGGTGACAGATATTATCTTGATCTCGGGAAACATTTTTATGACTGGATGGACAGGTATCTAAAAGATCCTGTAAGAGGGGTAGTGTGGAATTCCCTGAGTACCGTTACTGGTGAGGTTGTTCCTGATCTCTATACTTACAATACCGGTACACTATTACAGGCTGCAGTTGCATTGTACAAATTAACAGGTGATAAGGATTACCTGAACGATGCCGAGTTTTTAGCCGAAGGGAGTTATAATGTTTTCTTTAAATTCACTGATGAAGGAATCCCTTATATAAGCGATCTGCCATGGTTTAACCTGGTATTGTTTAGAGGATATCATGATCTGTATGATGTGACAAAAAACTCCAAATATGTTGATACAATGATAAAAGGGTTGGATTTTGCATTGGAGAATGCAGTCGATCAGGCAGGGTTGGTATATCACGACTGGACAGGGCGGACGAATGAATATAACAAGCCTAAGTGGTTGCTGGATTCATCATGTATCCCGGAGTTTTTGATTAGAGCGGCAATGATTAGGGGGGAAATAGTAAAATAG
- a CDS encoding DUF4143 domain-containing protein, whose protein sequence is MSLLESKESNGSISLKSLFDGNLDISSTSSLSIDDLSFAICRGEWPASVSMPKEIALDTSVNYVEADPTIAAAVLGTNPVGILKDFNTFGFLFESLCTRDLRIYSEANGGSEFYYRDRYDFEANIIVSLRDGRWVAVEVKLGQKQIEEAAENL, encoded by the coding sequence ATGAGTCTTTTAGAGTCTAAAGAGTCTAATGGTTCAATTTCATTAAAATCGTTATTTGATGGTAATTTAGACATATCATCTACATCCTCTTTGAGTATTGATGATCTTTCATTTGCAATTTGCAGAGGTGAGTGGCCGGCTTCAGTGTCTATGCCTAAAGAGATTGCATTAGATACATCAGTAAATTATGTTGAAGCTGACCCAACTATAGCCGCAGCGGTTTTGGGTACTAATCCTGTTGGTATCCTGAAAGATTTCAATACTTTTGGCTTTTTATTTGAGTCGCTATGCACCCGTGATTTGAGAATTTATTCTGAAGCTAATGGTGGTAGCGAATTTTATTATCGTGACAGGTATGATTTTGAAGCAAATATAATAGTTTCTCTGCGAGATGGCAGATGGGTAGCAGTAGAAGTGAAGTTGGGACAGAAGCAAATTGAAGAAGCAGCCGAAAACTTATAA
- a CDS encoding GntR family transcriptional regulator, with the protein MKQKLPLHKQAELYLRDLIEQDEYKEGKMLPNEIELSEQLKMSRNTLRQAINTLVSEGLLIRKRGIGTQVAEKNIASEATNWLSFSQEMELLGLEIENFELHISKQTPSKEARDFFSISENTRILKIERLRGKTNFPFVYFSSEFNPKIPLNGSENFNRPLYEILRNDYDIIVKTSKEEISAAPANDFIASKLEIETGDPILIRKRAVSDKNGLPIEYNIGWYRADSFTYKIESVRNITNNHNHNNNNKL; encoded by the coding sequence ATGAAACAAAAGTTACCTTTACATAAACAAGCAGAGTTATACTTACGAGACCTAATCGAACAGGATGAATATAAAGAGGGGAAGATGCTTCCTAATGAGATTGAATTGTCTGAACAATTAAAAATGTCTCGAAATACCTTAAGACAGGCTATTAATACTCTTGTGAGCGAAGGGCTTCTGATTCGTAAAAGAGGAATCGGTACTCAGGTAGCTGAAAAAAACATTGCAAGTGAAGCAACCAACTGGTTGAGTTTTTCGCAAGAGATGGAATTATTAGGTTTAGAAATTGAAAATTTCGAACTGCATATTAGTAAGCAGACACCCAGCAAAGAGGCAAGAGATTTTTTTTCAATATCAGAAAATACCAGAATATTAAAAATTGAAAGACTCAGAGGAAAGACAAATTTCCCATTTGTATATTTTTCATCTGAATTTAATCCAAAGATACCATTGAATGGATCGGAAAACTTTAACAGACCTCTCTATGAGATCTTAAGAAATGATTATGATATAATAGTAAAAACCTCTAAAGAGGAAATTAGTGCCGCACCTGCAAATGATTTTATAGCATCGAAGCTCGAAATTGAAACAGGAGATCCTATCCTGATTCGCAAGAGGGCGGTGAGTGATAAGAATGGACTACCAATTGAATATAATATCGGATGGTACAGGGCTGATTCTTTCACCTATAAGATTGAGTCCGTCAGGAATATTACAAATAATCATAATCATAATAACAATAATAAATTGTAA